Proteins encoded within one genomic window of Streptomyces sp. NBC_00523:
- a CDS encoding ASCH domain-containing protein, which produces MPNREALKPFLLAFPGPLRDQLVAAVLDGRKVSTSGLLVEYEIEQEELPPVGERSALIDSDGREIAVLEVTEVRVLPLADVDLQHALDEGEGYASVAEWRAGHERFWHSEEMRDALGDPEFTVDDRTMIVAERFRVVERIEPDAT; this is translated from the coding sequence ATGCCGAACCGTGAAGCGCTCAAGCCCTTCCTGCTCGCCTTCCCGGGCCCGCTGCGCGACCAGCTGGTCGCCGCGGTCCTGGACGGGCGGAAGGTGTCGACCTCCGGACTGCTCGTGGAGTACGAGATCGAGCAGGAGGAGCTGCCGCCGGTCGGCGAGCGGTCCGCCCTCATCGACTCGGACGGCCGGGAGATCGCCGTACTCGAAGTGACCGAGGTCCGGGTGCTGCCGCTGGCGGACGTGGACCTCCAGCACGCGCTGGACGAGGGCGAGGGCTATGCCTCGGTCGCCGAGTGGCGGGCGGGCCACGAGCGGTTCTGGCACAGCGAGGAGATGCGCGACGCGCTCGGCGACCCGGAGTTCACGGTGGACGACCGGACGATGATCGTCGCCGAGCGGTTCCGGGTGGTCGAGCGCATCGAGCCGGACGCGACCTAG
- a CDS encoding FUSC family protein, giving the protein MPGVAEPVINLVRRTTEPVAAQTLRSTGAAVIAYAVATATLTEPAPLTAPLTALLVVQVTLYATVNMSVKRVVAVVVGVLIASGFSSLVGLSWWSLGLTIFTALIIGRLVRVDEFVPEVAISAMLVLGVTSGSARSSMAWERVFETLIGAGVGLLFNLLFAPPVWVQTAGASIDGLAREMGQMFRDLGSDLARPVTVPEAAERLHRARRLDHDIVEVDASLRQAEESLMYNPRVRQGLLHRVVLRTGLDTLEICAVVVRVLSRTLTDLAKDRGDAPQFPPEVATHMTELFEQMAGAIESFSLLITTPVAASAEEAEDRLTDALDTSRRTRDLVADMLLAAVQEHPRKWQLHGALLAEVDRILDELDIEKRAERLGQELDRRSAVLHERHPRLLAFRRRLGLVEGADREERKEA; this is encoded by the coding sequence ATGCCAGGAGTAGCCGAACCCGTCATCAACCTCGTCCGGCGCACTACGGAGCCCGTGGCGGCGCAGACCCTGCGCTCCACGGGCGCCGCGGTCATCGCCTATGCCGTGGCGACCGCGACGCTGACCGAGCCCGCACCCCTGACCGCACCGCTGACCGCGCTGCTCGTCGTGCAGGTCACCCTCTACGCCACCGTCAACATGTCGGTGAAGCGTGTGGTGGCCGTCGTCGTCGGCGTCCTCATCGCGAGCGGCTTCAGCTCCCTGGTCGGGCTGTCCTGGTGGAGCCTGGGGCTGACCATCTTCACGGCGCTGATCATCGGCAGACTGGTCCGGGTGGACGAGTTCGTCCCCGAGGTGGCGATCAGCGCGATGCTCGTCCTCGGGGTCACCTCGGGGAGCGCGCGGTCCAGCATGGCCTGGGAGCGCGTGTTCGAGACGCTGATCGGCGCCGGAGTCGGCCTGCTGTTCAACCTGCTGTTCGCCCCGCCCGTCTGGGTGCAGACCGCGGGCGCCTCCATCGACGGACTGGCCCGCGAGATGGGGCAGATGTTCCGTGATCTGGGCAGCGACCTCGCCCGCCCGGTCACCGTCCCGGAGGCGGCCGAGCGGCTGCACCGGGCCCGGCGGCTCGACCACGACATCGTGGAGGTGGACGCCTCGCTGCGGCAGGCCGAGGAAAGCCTCATGTACAACCCGAGGGTGCGGCAGGGGCTGCTGCACCGGGTGGTGCTGCGGACCGGTCTGGACACGCTGGAGATCTGCGCCGTCGTCGTCCGGGTGCTGTCCAGGACCCTGACCGACCTCGCCAAGGACCGGGGCGACGCACCGCAGTTCCCGCCCGAGGTCGCCACCCACATGACGGAGCTGTTCGAGCAGATGGCTGGGGCCATCGAGAGCTTCTCGCTGCTCATCACGACCCCGGTCGCCGCCAGCGCCGAGGAGGCCGAGGACCGGCTCACCGACGCGCTCGACACCAGCCGCAGGACCCGCGACCTGGTGGCGGACATGCTGCTGGCCGCCGTCCAGGAGCACCCCCGGAAGTGGCAGCTGCACGGGGCGCTGCTCGCCGAGGTGGACCGGATCCTGGACGAGCTCGACATCGAGAAGCGCGCCGAGCGCCTGGGCCAGGAACTCGACCGCCGCTCGGCCGTGCTGCACGAACGCCATCCCCGGCTGCTCGCGTTCCGCCGCCGTCTGGGCCTGGTGGAGGGCGCGGACCGGGAGGAGCGGAAGGAGGCCTAG
- a CDS encoding FAD-binding dehydrogenase: MAYDADVIVIGAGLAGLVATAELVDAGRSVLVLDQEPEQSLGGQAHWSFGGLFLVDSPEQRRMRIKDSQELALQDWLGTAGFDREEDHWPRKWAEAYVDFAAGEKRSWLHAQGMRFFPVVGWAERGGYDANGHGNSVPRFHITWGTGPGVVAPFERRVREGVAKGLVTFRFRHRVTGLARTGGAVDTVTGEILEPSAAPRGTASSRETAGTFELRAQAVIVTSGGIGGNHDLVRAQWPERLGTPPAKLLSGVPAHVDGLMLGVAEKAGAHHINRDRMWHYTEGIENWNPIWDKHAIRILPGPSSLWLDATGKRLPVPLFPGFDTLGTLEHIMRTGHDYTWFVLDQKIIGKEFALSGSEQNPDLTGKSVRGVIGRARADVPAPVKAFMDNGADFVVEKDLGALVRGMNALTGDGLIDEDALRREITARDREIANPFTKDLQITAIRGARSYLGDKLIRTAAPHRILDPKAGPLIAVRLNILTRKSLGGLQTDLSSRVLTGDGTPLPGVYAAGEAAGFGGGGVHGYRSLEGTFLGGCIFSGRAAGRAAAQAVG; the protein is encoded by the coding sequence ATGGCGTACGACGCTGATGTGATCGTGATCGGGGCGGGGCTCGCCGGGCTCGTGGCCACCGCGGAGCTGGTGGACGCGGGGCGCTCGGTCCTCGTGCTCGACCAGGAGCCCGAGCAGTCGCTCGGCGGCCAGGCGCACTGGTCCTTCGGCGGCCTCTTCCTCGTGGACTCGCCCGAACAGCGCCGGATGCGCATCAAGGACAGCCAGGAACTGGCCCTCCAGGACTGGCTGGGCACGGCCGGCTTCGACCGCGAGGAGGACCACTGGCCGCGCAAGTGGGCCGAGGCGTACGTCGACTTCGCGGCCGGTGAGAAGCGCTCCTGGCTGCACGCCCAGGGCATGCGGTTCTTCCCCGTCGTCGGCTGGGCCGAGCGCGGCGGCTACGACGCGAACGGCCACGGCAACTCCGTACCCCGCTTCCACATCACCTGGGGCACCGGACCCGGCGTCGTCGCCCCCTTCGAACGCCGGGTCCGCGAAGGCGTCGCCAAGGGCCTGGTCACCTTCCGCTTCCGCCACCGGGTCACCGGCCTCGCCCGCACCGGGGGCGCCGTCGACACCGTGACCGGCGAGATACTGGAGCCGAGCGCCGCGCCGCGCGGGACCGCGAGCAGCCGGGAGACCGCGGGCACCTTCGAGCTCAGGGCCCAGGCGGTGATCGTCACCTCCGGCGGCATCGGCGGCAACCACGACCTCGTACGCGCCCAGTGGCCCGAACGACTCGGCACCCCACCGGCCAAGCTGCTCTCCGGCGTCCCCGCGCACGTCGACGGGCTGATGCTCGGCGTCGCCGAGAAGGCGGGCGCCCACCACATCAACCGGGACCGGATGTGGCACTACACCGAGGGCATCGAGAACTGGAACCCCATCTGGGACAAGCACGCCATCCGCATCCTGCCCGGCCCGTCCTCGCTCTGGCTGGACGCCACCGGCAAGCGGCTGCCCGTCCCGCTCTTCCCCGGCTTCGACACGCTGGGCACCCTCGAACACATCATGCGCACCGGCCACGACTACACCTGGTTCGTGCTCGACCAGAAGATCATCGGCAAGGAGTTCGCGCTCTCCGGCTCCGAACAGAACCCCGACCTGACCGGCAAGTCCGTCCGCGGCGTGATCGGCCGCGCCCGCGCCGACGTCCCGGCCCCCGTGAAGGCGTTCATGGACAACGGGGCGGACTTCGTCGTGGAGAAGGACCTCGGCGCCCTCGTGCGCGGCATGAACGCGCTCACCGGGGACGGGCTCATCGACGAGGACGCGCTGCGCCGCGAGATCACCGCCCGCGACCGGGAGATCGCCAACCCCTTCACCAAGGACCTCCAGATCACCGCGATCCGGGGCGCCCGCAGCTACCTCGGCGACAAGCTGATCCGCACGGCGGCGCCCCACCGCATCCTCGACCCGAAGGCCGGGCCGCTCATCGCCGTACGGCTGAACATCCTGACCCGCAAGTCCCTCGGCGGCCTCCAGACCGACCTGTCCTCGCGCGTCCTGACCGGGGACGGCACCCCGCTGCCCGGGGTGTACGCGGCGGGGGAGGCGGCCGGCTTCGGCGGCGGCGGGGTGCACGGCTACCGCTCGCTGGAGGGCACCTTCCTGGGCGGCTGCATCTTCTCCGGCCGCGCGGCGGGCCGGGCGGCGGCGCAGGCGGTCGGCTGA
- a CDS encoding DMT family transporter, translated as MSVLVLVLAVTAACCLGFGFVFQQAAAAHAPKRDYLTFRLLLDLMKVRSWLAGIGLMVCGMVLGALALGKGEVSVVEPLLATNLLFAMALSRHRTGQRLGRQGWAGLWLLALGVAAFLVAGEPKGGEAVSSPLRHWLVVGVVAGLALLLTAVAKRRRSRSSPALLAVAAGLLYGLQDALTRVSGERFSEGGWSGLLTSWQPYVVLVLGVTGLLLVQSAFETGPLRMSLPALTAAQPLAGIACGIGFLGDQVRTDAGALAWQAAGLAAIVTGIVLLGLHPAMPEGPVRRGTHSLQQH; from the coding sequence GTGTCGGTGCTGGTCCTCGTGCTCGCCGTGACGGCCGCCTGCTGCCTGGGCTTCGGCTTCGTGTTCCAGCAGGCCGCCGCCGCGCACGCGCCCAAGCGCGACTATCTGACGTTCCGGCTGCTGCTCGACCTGATGAAGGTGCGCAGCTGGCTGGCGGGCATCGGGCTCATGGTGTGCGGCATGGTGCTGGGGGCGCTGGCGCTCGGCAAGGGCGAGGTCTCCGTCGTGGAGCCGCTGCTGGCGACGAACCTGCTCTTCGCGATGGCCCTGTCCCGGCACCGCACCGGCCAGCGCCTCGGCCGCCAGGGCTGGGCCGGGCTCTGGCTGCTGGCCCTCGGGGTCGCCGCGTTCCTGGTGGCGGGCGAGCCGAAGGGCGGCGAGGCGGTGTCGAGCCCGCTGCGGCACTGGCTGGTCGTCGGGGTGGTGGCCGGGCTCGCCCTGCTGCTGACCGCGGTCGCCAAGCGCCGCAGGTCGCGGTCGTCCCCGGCGCTGCTCGCGGTGGCGGCCGGACTGCTCTACGGCTTGCAGGACGCGCTGACCCGGGTGAGCGGCGAGCGCTTCTCGGAGGGCGGCTGGTCGGGCCTGCTGACGTCCTGGCAGCCGTACGTGGTGCTCGTGCTCGGGGTGACGGGCCTGCTGCTGGTGCAGAGCGCCTTCGAGACGGGGCCGCTGCGGATGTCGCTGCCCGCGCTGACGGCCGCCCAGCCGCTGGCCGGGATCGCCTGCGGGATCGGGTTCCTGGGCGACCAGGTGCGGACGGACGCGGGCGCGCTGGCCTGGCAGGCCGCGGGGCTGGCGGCGATCGTGACGGGCATCGTGCTGCTGGGGCTGCATCCGGCGATGCCGGAGGGCCCGGTGCGGCGCGGTACGCACAGCCTCCAGCAGCACTGA
- a CDS encoding NUDIX domain-containing protein codes for MNPSDEILDIVDENDVVVGQAPRGEATARGLRHRCVFIEARDAEGRIFVHRRTATKLVFPSHYDMFVGGVVGAGESYDEAALREAEEELGVSGLPRPEPLFTFLYEDEGGHHTWWSAVYQVRCELPVNPQVEEVAWHTFLDDAELERRIGDWLWVPDGLDCYRRLRAFREAA; via the coding sequence ATGAATCCTTCTGACGAGATCCTGGACATCGTCGACGAGAACGACGTGGTCGTGGGGCAGGCCCCGCGCGGCGAGGCGACCGCCCGGGGGCTGCGCCACCGGTGCGTCTTCATCGAGGCGCGGGACGCCGAGGGCCGGATCTTCGTGCACCGCAGGACCGCGACCAAGCTGGTGTTCCCCTCGCACTACGACATGTTCGTCGGCGGGGTGGTCGGCGCGGGCGAGAGCTACGACGAGGCCGCGCTCAGGGAGGCCGAGGAGGAGCTGGGCGTCTCGGGGCTCCCGCGCCCGGAACCGCTGTTCACCTTCCTGTACGAGGACGAGGGCGGCCACCACACCTGGTGGTCGGCGGTCTACCAGGTCAGGTGCGAGCTGCCGGTGAACCCGCAGGTGGAGGAGGTCGCCTGGCACACCTTCCTGGACGACGCGGAGCTGGAGCGGCGGATCGGCGACTGGCTGTGGGTGCCGGACGGGCTGGACTGCTACCGGCGGCTGCGGGCGTTCCGGGAAGCCGCCTGA
- a CDS encoding YidH family protein, with protein sequence MNEFVQSLRLWFAPERVRSEGETPDYRFSLANERTFLAWIRTALALIGGGFAVDQFLPELSRAVRTGLALALLAAGVLCALRAVNHWVRCERAMRRGEDLPVSRFPTLLSIAVAVVAVAMVVVVLFGWEGR encoded by the coding sequence GTGAACGAATTCGTACAGAGCCTGCGGCTGTGGTTCGCGCCGGAGCGCGTCCGGTCCGAGGGCGAGACCCCGGACTACCGCTTCTCGCTCGCCAACGAGCGGACCTTCCTCGCCTGGATCCGGACGGCGCTGGCCCTGATCGGCGGGGGCTTCGCGGTCGACCAGTTCCTGCCGGAGCTGTCCCGGGCGGTGCGTACGGGGCTGGCGCTCGCGCTGCTCGCGGCGGGTGTGCTGTGCGCGCTGCGGGCGGTCAACCACTGGGTGCGGTGCGAGCGGGCGATGCGGCGCGGCGAGGACCTGCCCGTCTCGCGGTTCCCGACGCTGCTGAGCATCGCGGTCGCCGTGGTGGCGGTGGCGATGGTGGTGGTGGTCCTCTTCGGCTGGGAGGGCCGGTGA
- a CDS encoding DUF202 domain-containing protein, whose translation MTAEERDPGLQPERTRLAWRRTTLSCTVAAVLAVRQTLHGGATDTGVIALSLSALAWLGFLWVANRRVQSMGGARPRPMEAAGALTAAACTVALAVFAAVMLF comes from the coding sequence GTGACCGCGGAGGAGCGCGACCCGGGGCTCCAGCCGGAGCGGACCCGGCTGGCGTGGCGGCGTACGACCCTGTCGTGCACGGTGGCCGCGGTGCTGGCCGTGCGGCAGACGCTGCACGGCGGGGCGACGGACACAGGGGTCATCGCGCTCTCGCTCAGCGCCCTCGCCTGGCTGGGGTTCCTGTGGGTCGCGAACCGCCGGGTGCAGTCCATGGGCGGCGCCCGGCCGCGGCCGATGGAGGCGGCGGGCGCGCTCACGGCCGCCGCGTGCACCGTGGCGCTGGCGGTGTTCGCGGCGGTGATGCTGTTCTGA
- a CDS encoding NADP-dependent oxidoreductase: protein MKAISYSRFGDEDVLEYGERPDPKVGPDTVLVKVRAAAVNPVDRATREGKLDSVLDTVFPVIPGWDVSGVVVQPGVAVDEFAVGDEVIGYVREDFLSRGTFAEYVAAPVRTLARKPLRLSFEEAAGLPLAGLTAYQVLHRTLRVQEGDTVLVHAAAGGVGSLAVQLARHAGCRVIGTASERNHDHLRTLGAEPVAYGDGLADRLRELAPEGIDAAFDTVGGDALRASADTLAPDGRLASIVDPEVFSYGGRYAFVRPDAADLAHLAELAEQGIVTVHVDRVFPLAETAAAQRLNAEGRTRGKIVVTVDWDAPEG from the coding sequence ATGAAGGCGATCAGCTACAGCAGATTCGGCGACGAGGACGTCCTCGAGTACGGTGAGCGGCCCGACCCGAAGGTGGGCCCCGACACCGTCCTGGTCAAGGTCCGGGCCGCCGCGGTGAACCCCGTCGACCGGGCGACCCGGGAAGGCAAGCTCGACTCCGTCCTGGACACGGTCTTCCCGGTGATCCCCGGCTGGGACGTCTCGGGGGTCGTCGTCCAGCCCGGCGTCGCCGTGGACGAGTTCGCGGTGGGCGACGAGGTCATCGGCTATGTGCGCGAGGACTTCCTCAGCCGGGGGACCTTCGCCGAGTACGTGGCGGCGCCCGTGCGCACCCTCGCGCGCAAGCCCCTGCGGCTGAGCTTCGAGGAGGCGGCGGGCCTGCCCCTGGCCGGGCTCACCGCCTACCAGGTGCTCCACCGCACCCTGCGCGTCCAGGAGGGCGACACCGTCCTCGTCCACGCGGCGGCGGGCGGCGTCGGCTCACTCGCCGTCCAGCTCGCCCGGCACGCCGGATGCCGCGTCATCGGCACCGCGAGCGAACGCAACCACGACCACCTGCGCACGCTCGGCGCGGAGCCCGTGGCGTACGGGGACGGGCTGGCGGACCGGCTGCGGGAGCTGGCCCCCGAGGGCATCGACGCGGCCTTCGACACGGTGGGCGGGGACGCCCTGCGCGCCTCCGCCGACACGCTGGCCCCGGACGGACGCCTCGCCTCCATCGTGGATCCCGAGGTCTTCTCGTACGGCGGCCGGTACGCGTTCGTCCGGCCCGACGCCGCCGACCTGGCGCACCTCGCGGAACTGGCCGAGCAGGGCATCGTCACGGTCCACGTCGACCGGGTCTTCCCGCTGGCCGAGACGGCGGCCGCCCAGCGGCTCAACGCGGAGGGCCGGACCCGGGGCAAGATCGTCGTCACCGTGGACTGGGACGCGCCCGAGGGCTGA
- a CDS encoding glucarate dehydratase family protein, translating to MDTALLIEDVRLTPILIADPPLLNTQGVHQPYTPRLVVEVVTRGGVTGIGETYGDGKYLELARPLAAALPGRPVSDVNGLFALADEVCGDSRAADERVDAGGLRGVQTADKLRLSVVSGFEVACLDALGKATGLPVHALLGGKVRDRVEYSAYLFYRWAEHPDGGERDDWGAALDPAGVVAQARRFAQDHGFSSFKLKGGVFPPDEEIAAVRALAEAFPGQPLRLDPNGAWSVETSLYVAERLKDVLEYLEDPASGTDAMAAVSAATGVPLATNMCVTTLAEVPEAFARDAVQVVLSDHHYWGGLHRTRELAAICRLHGVGLSMHSNTHLGISLAAMTHVAATVPNLDYACDSHYPWQTEDVITARHVFEDGRLTVSDAPGLGVELDRDRLAALHRRWLDDDGTMRERDDAAAMRKAEPDWRTPSIPRW from the coding sequence ATGGATACCGCGCTGCTCATCGAGGACGTCCGGCTGACCCCGATCCTCATCGCCGACCCGCCCCTGCTCAACACCCAGGGCGTCCACCAGCCGTACACGCCCCGGCTCGTCGTGGAGGTCGTCACCCGGGGCGGGGTCACCGGGATCGGGGAGACCTACGGCGACGGCAAGTACCTGGAGCTCGCGCGGCCCCTGGCCGCCGCCCTGCCCGGACGGCCGGTCAGCGATGTGAACGGGCTGTTCGCCCTGGCCGACGAGGTGTGCGGCGATTCACGGGCGGCCGACGAGCGGGTCGACGCGGGCGGGCTGCGCGGCGTCCAGACCGCGGACAAGCTGCGGCTCTCCGTGGTCTCCGGGTTCGAGGTGGCCTGCCTGGACGCGCTCGGCAAGGCCACCGGGCTCCCGGTGCACGCGCTGCTCGGCGGCAAGGTCCGCGACCGGGTCGAGTACAGCGCGTACCTCTTCTACCGCTGGGCGGAGCACCCGGACGGCGGGGAGCGCGACGACTGGGGCGCGGCGCTCGACCCGGCCGGGGTCGTCGCCCAGGCCCGCCGGTTCGCCCAGGACCACGGCTTCTCCTCCTTCAAGCTCAAGGGCGGCGTCTTCCCGCCCGACGAGGAGATCGCCGCCGTCCGCGCGCTCGCCGAGGCGTTCCCCGGGCAGCCGCTGCGCCTGGACCCGAACGGCGCCTGGTCCGTGGAGACCTCGCTGTACGTCGCCGAGCGGCTGAAGGACGTCCTCGAATACCTGGAGGACCCGGCGAGCGGCACGGACGCGATGGCCGCCGTCTCGGCCGCCACCGGGGTGCCGCTGGCCACCAACATGTGCGTCACGACGCTCGCCGAGGTCCCCGAGGCGTTCGCCCGGGACGCCGTCCAGGTCGTCCTGTCCGACCACCACTACTGGGGCGGGCTGCACCGCACCCGCGAACTCGCCGCGATCTGCCGCCTGCACGGCGTCGGGCTCTCCATGCACTCCAACACCCACCTGGGGATCAGCCTCGCCGCGATGACGCACGTCGCGGCCACCGTCCCCAACCTGGACTACGCCTGCGACAGCCACTACCCCTGGCAGACCGAGGACGTCATCACCGCCCGCCACGTCTTCGAGGACGGCCGCCTCACCGTCTCCGACGCCCCCGGGCTCGGCGTCGAACTCGACCGGGACCGGCTCGCCGCGCTGCACCGCCGCTGGCTGGACGACGACGGCACGATGCGCGAGCGCGACGACGCCGCCGCGATGCGCAAGGCCGAGCCGGACTGGCGCACCCCCTCGATCCCCCGCTGGTGA
- a CDS encoding phosphotransferase family protein, whose translation MSHVHPPGLDLDRLRGHLDRERPGLVSGPLDARVVEGGRSNLTYLVTDGTGRWVVRRPPLGHVLATAHDMKREHRVISALHPTAVPVPEPLLLCEDDAVIGAPFYVMEYVEGTPYRTAEQLAPLGPERTRAAVLALVDTLVELHAVDPGAVGLGDFGRPEGFLDRQLRRWGKQLAASRNRELPGIEELHAALGRALPVSPAPTVVHGDYRLDNALIGADDEIKAVLDWEMSTLGDPLTDLGLLVMYSSDLGLPESPVSTTSGAPGHPSPAELIERYAARSGRDTSAISWYTAFAWFKLAVILEGIHYRYTLGQTVGGGFDRIGDLVPVFIEHGLTTLQEG comes from the coding sequence ATGAGCCACGTCCATCCGCCAGGTCTCGATCTCGACCGGCTGCGCGGACACCTGGACCGCGAGCGCCCGGGACTGGTGAGCGGACCGCTCGACGCCCGCGTCGTGGAGGGCGGCCGGTCGAATCTGACGTACCTGGTCACCGACGGAACCGGCCGCTGGGTCGTCCGCAGGCCTCCGCTGGGGCACGTCCTGGCCACCGCGCACGACATGAAGCGCGAGCACCGGGTGATCAGCGCCCTGCACCCGACGGCGGTCCCGGTCCCCGAACCGCTGCTGCTCTGCGAGGACGACGCGGTCATCGGCGCGCCGTTCTACGTCATGGAGTACGTGGAGGGCACCCCGTACCGCACGGCGGAGCAGCTGGCCCCGCTCGGCCCGGAGCGCACCCGCGCGGCGGTCCTCGCCCTGGTCGACACGCTGGTCGAGCTGCACGCCGTGGACCCCGGGGCGGTCGGGCTCGGCGACTTCGGGCGGCCGGAGGGCTTCCTGGACCGGCAGCTGCGCCGCTGGGGCAAGCAGCTGGCCGCCTCCCGCAACCGCGAGCTGCCCGGCATCGAGGAGCTGCACGCGGCGCTCGGCCGCGCGCTGCCCGTCTCCCCCGCGCCCACCGTGGTGCACGGCGACTACCGCCTGGACAACGCGCTGATCGGCGCCGACGACGAGATCAAGGCCGTCCTCGACTGGGAGATGTCCACGCTCGGCGACCCGCTCACCGACCTCGGGCTGCTCGTCATGTACAGCTCCGACCTGGGGCTGCCGGAGTCGCCGGTCTCCACGACCAGCGGCGCGCCCGGCCATCCGTCCCCCGCCGAGCTGATCGAGCGCTACGCGGCCCGGTCCGGCCGCGACACCTCCGCCATCTCCTGGTACACGGCCTTCGCCTGGTTCAAGCTCGCCGTGATCCTGGAGGGCATCCACTACCGCTACACGCTGGGCCAGACGGTCGGCGGCGGCTTCGACCGCATCGGCGATCTCGTCCCCGTCTTCATCGAGCACGGCCTCACCACCCTCCAGGAAGGCTGA
- a CDS encoding acyl-CoA dehydrogenase family protein has protein sequence MDFAFDARTEELRTRLLAFMDEHVHPAERIADEQRAELDSPWQTPRIVEELKAEARRQGLWNLFLPGTEHGAGLSNLQYAPLAEITGRSPRLAPTATNCAAPDTGNMEVLAEFGTDEQKKRWLEPLLAGEIRSAFAMTEPEVASSDATNIETRITRDGGDYVINGRKWYISGAMNPDCEIFIVMGKTDPDGADIRRQQSQILVPRDTPGLTVKRAMRVYGYEDHWHGGHAEVVFEDVRVPASNLIGEEGGGFAIAQARLGPGRIHHCMRLIGMAERAIELMCRRAVSRTAFGKPLAQQGVVQNWIADARVTVEQLRLLVLKTAWLMDTVGNRGAHTEIQSIKIATPRAVVAILDQAVQLHGAGGVSQDFPLAELWASARTLRLADGPDEVHQRSLARREIKKYL, from the coding sequence ATGGACTTCGCATTCGACGCCCGTACCGAGGAGCTGCGCACCCGGCTCCTCGCCTTCATGGACGAGCACGTCCACCCGGCCGAGCGGATCGCGGACGAGCAGCGCGCGGAGCTGGACTCGCCGTGGCAGACCCCGCGCATCGTGGAGGAGCTGAAGGCGGAGGCCCGCAGGCAGGGCCTGTGGAACCTCTTCCTGCCGGGCACGGAGCACGGGGCGGGGCTGAGCAACCTCCAGTACGCGCCGCTGGCGGAGATCACCGGCCGCTCGCCGCGTCTGGCGCCCACCGCGACGAACTGCGCGGCGCCGGACACCGGGAACATGGAGGTGCTGGCCGAGTTCGGCACGGACGAGCAGAAGAAGCGGTGGCTGGAACCGCTGCTGGCCGGGGAGATCCGGTCGGCCTTCGCCATGACGGAGCCGGAGGTCGCCTCCTCGGACGCGACCAACATCGAGACCCGGATCACCCGTGACGGCGGCGACTACGTCATCAACGGCCGCAAGTGGTACATCTCCGGGGCGATGAACCCGGACTGCGAGATCTTCATCGTGATGGGCAAGACGGATCCGGACGGCGCGGACATCCGCCGCCAGCAGTCGCAGATCCTGGTGCCCCGGGACACCCCCGGTCTGACGGTGAAGCGCGCCATGCGGGTGTACGGCTACGAGGACCACTGGCACGGCGGCCACGCGGAGGTCGTCTTCGAGGACGTGCGCGTTCCGGCGTCGAACCTGATCGGCGAGGAGGGCGGCGGCTTCGCCATCGCCCAGGCCCGGCTGGGTCCGGGGCGCATCCACCACTGCATGCGGCTCATCGGCATGGCGGAGCGGGCCATCGAGCTGATGTGCCGGCGCGCGGTCTCGCGTACGGCCTTCGGCAAGCCGCTGGCCCAGCAGGGTGTCGTGCAGAACTGGATCGCGGACGCCCGGGTCACCGTCGAGCAGCTGCGGCTGCTGGTGCTGAAGACGGCCTGGCTGATGGACACCGTCGGCAACCGGGGCGCGCACACGGAGATCCAGTCCATCAAGATCGCCACCCCGCGCGCGGTGGTCGCCATCCTCGACCAGGCGGTGCAGCTGCACGGCGCGGGCGGGGTGAGCCAGGACTTCCCGCTCGCCGAGCTGTGGGCCTCGGCCCGCACGCTCCGCCTCGCGGACGGCCCGGACGAGGTGCACCAGCGCTCGCTGGCCCGGCGGGAGATCAAGAAGTACCTGTAG